The stretch of DNA ACTTATAAGTAGCATTACCTGTCTCGGCACTTGTAGCCGAATCATTTACAGCCGTATCAGCTTCCCCTTCCGCAGATGCCGTACTACCGTCGTCTTTTGAATACCCTCCGCATGCTGTTAATACCATTAGTGACATGATTACGAGAAAAGCAAACAACATTTTCTTAGACATAACAACTCCTCCTTTGAAATTATAATTCATTGATGTAAACGTTTTCTCACGGTTTATTATAGATGAATGAGTTTTCAAATTATTGTCTCAATTCTTCTAGATGGAACTTTTGGAATACTTTTTTCGAAAGTAAGTTGAAAATATATAGAATGATAAAAAGGACCATCACATAAGCTATTTGGAAACTCAAACTTATCCATTTTAACTAGATACAAACGGGTGGATTGTCTGTTTAATCGTATCCGCTGACCATTGAAGAGCAAGCTTTTCCTCATTTGTCAATTGCCACTCTGGAATAGAGACGGTACCATTTTGATCAACGACAACCGGGACTCCCATGCTTATTTCGAAAATCCCATATTCTCCATCTAGAATTGCAGACCCTATCGTCTTCATCTTTTCATTGTTTGTAATGCCGTCTACAATTTTTCCAATACCGGCAGCAGTGGCCCAACCTGTAGTTCGGTCAATATTCAGACCATTAAATTCGGTGAACCAATTGCTTACCATTTCTCGAACAGCCTGCTGCACTTGAGAATTTATCGATACTTTTTCATCATTTATTCGAACTTGACTAAAAAGCGGAACTTGGGTTCTTCCATGTTCTCCGATAACAGGGCTAAACACTTTTTCAGCACTATCGATTTTCATGATAGTCCGAATAGAATGTTCAAACCTTCGTGAATCATTCAACGTATAACCAAGCAATTGACTTTTTTTGAATTTAAATTCGCGATACAAAAAATAGTTAAGAGCATCCACTGGATTGGATACCGTCAGTATGAAAGCGCTTTCACAATATCGTTTAATCTGTTTACCGAATTCACGAAATAACGAAATGTTTCCCTCTAAAAATTCGTTTCTCGAAGTAACATCATTTCGATTGGGTACTCCTGCAGTAATTATTATAATTTGTGATTCTGCCAGATCCTTATAATTCCCTTTATAAATCTTTTTTTCAGGATAGGTGTTTTGAAAATCCATAATATGATTAGTGACTAACATATCATTTATATCTAGTAGGCATATTTCTTGCACTTGTTCATTTTGTCCTAGTCGAAAAGCGGTTGCCGAGCCTAATGTGCCTGCGCCGC from Bacillus sp. OxB-1 encodes:
- a CDS encoding malate dehydrogenase, giving the protein MKISIIGGAGTLGSATAFRLGQNEQVQEICLLDINDMLVTNHIMDFQNTYPEKKIYKGNYKDLAESQIIIITAGVPNRNDVTSRNEFLEGNISLFREFGKQIKRYCESAFILTVSNPVDALNYFLYREFKFKKSQLLGYTLNDSRRFEHSIRTIMKIDSAEKVFSPVIGEHGRTQVPLFSQVRINDEKVSINSQVQQAVREMVSNWFTEFNGLNIDRTTGWATAAGIGKIVDGITNNEKMKTIGSAILDGEYGIFEISMGVPVVVDQNGTVSIPEWQLTNEEKLALQWSADTIKQTIHPFVSS